In Humulus lupulus chromosome 7, drHumLupu1.1, whole genome shotgun sequence, the following are encoded in one genomic region:
- the LOC133789387 gene encoding AP2-like ethylene-responsive transcription factor BBM1, whose protein sequence is MGSMNWLGFSLSPQEPHHHHHDHQDHSQSTVSHHRLAGFNSDEISGNDVSGECFDLTSDHSTAPSLNQLPPPFGILEAFNRSNNHSQDWNNMNSVSETNYKTSSSDLSMLMGSNSQNQQQHEQPKLENFLGQHSFADHDHHHHQHHAYNTNTTADYMFQASCAASLNIASSEAAAAAPNNNGGASGGGGAGSSIGLSMIKTWLRNQPAPTPQPTETKNDCSGGGAGATAAASTTSHQTLSLSMSTGSQSSSALPLLTAGGTGSGGESSSISDSSNKQPRTTAAAATATGVDSPTTAIEAVPRKSIDTFGQRTSIYRGVTRHRWTGRYEAHLWDNSCRREGQTRKGRQGGYDKEEKAARAYDLAALKYWGTTTTTNFPISNYEKEVEEMKHMTRQEYVASLRRKSSGFSRGASIYRGVTRHHQHGRWQARIGRVAGNKDLYLGTFSTQEEAAEAYDIAAIKFRGLNAVTNFDMSRYDVKSILESSTLPIGGAAKRLKDAEQAEIMTVEGHRTDNVEDNMTSPLTDAITNYNAAAVAAAAAHHGGWPALAAFQQTHHQPFTMHNYPYGGGQRLWCKQEQDSDNSAFHHDQLQLSNTHNFFQPNSSSVLHNLMGMDSSSMEHSSGSNSVMYSSNGGDHHGNGYGNGGYVVPMATVITNDVVGNHQSNSTNNNSNGFGEHENVFGSSTSNDPYSHARSLYYMSQQSPVTVGVVKANSTAYDQGSACSNNWVPTAVPTLGPRSSNINMAAAVCHGTPTFTVWNDT, encoded by the exons atgggttccATGAACTGGTTAGGTTTTTCTCTTTCACCTCAAGAacctcaccaccaccaccatgacCATCAAGATCATTCTCAGTCAACAGTCTCTCATCACCGTCTTGCTGGCTTCAACTCTGATGAAATCTCCGGTAACGATGTCTCCGGCGAGTGCTTCGATCTCACTTCTGATCACTCCACTGCTCCTTCCCTAAACCAACTCCCTCCCCCTTTTGGCATACTCGAAGCTTTCAACAGATCAAACAATCACTCTCAAG ATTGGAACAATATGAACTCGGTCTCTGAAACCAACTACAAGACCAGCTCATCGGACTTGTCTATGCTAATGGGAAGCAATAGCCAAAACCAACAACAACACGAGCAACCGAAGCTCGAAAACTTCCTCGGCCAACACTCTTTCGCCGATCACGATCATCACCACCATCAACACCACGCATACAACACCAACACTACGGCCGACTACATGTTCCAAGCCTCATGCGCGGCTTCCTTGAACATCGCATCATCCGAAGCAGCGGCCGCGGCCCCTAATAACAATGGCGGTGCAAGTGGCGGCGGCGGAGCCGGAAGCTCCATTGGGCTGTCTATGATCAAGACGTGGCTTAGGAACCAACCTGCACCGACGCCTCAGCCGACTGAGACCAAGAACGACTGTAGCGGCGGAGGAGCCGGTGCAACTGCGGCGGCGAGTACTACTAGTCATCAGACTCTTTCGCTTTCGATGAGTACTGGATCGCAGTCTAGCTCGGCTTTGCCTCTTCTTACGGCGGGAGGTACTGGGAGTGGCGGAGAGAGTTCTTCTATATCGGATAGTAGTAATAAGCAGCCAAGGACGACAGCGGCTGCGGCTACTGCAACGGGGGTTGATAGTCCGACAACCGCAATCGAGGCGGTTCCTAGAAAATCCATTGACACTTTCGGACAAAGAACATCTATATACCGTGGTGTAACTAG GCATAGATGGACAGGTAGATATGAGGCTCATCTATGGGATAATAGTTGCAGAAGAGAAGGACAAACTCGCAAGGGAAGACAAG GTGGTTATGACAAAGAAGAAAAGGCAGCTAGAGCTTATGATCTAGCAGCATTGAAATATTGGggtaccacaaccactaccaatTTTCCT ATCAGCAATTACGAAAAAGAAGTGGAAGAAATGAAGCACATGACAAGGCAGGAATATGTAGCATCTTTGCGAag GAAGAGTAGTGGGTTCTCTCGTGGTGCATCCATTTATCGAGGGGTAACAAG ACACCACCAGCACGGGAGATGGCAAGCAAGAATTGGACGAGTTGCTGGAAACAAAGACCTCTACTTAGGCACATTCA GTACCCAAGAGGAAGCAGCAGAAGCATACGACATCGCAGCAATTAAGTTTCGAGGACTAAACGCAGTAACCAACTTCGACATGAGCAGATACGACGTCAAATCCATATTGGAGAGCAGCACACTGCCGATTGGAGGAGCTGCCAAGAGACTAAAAGACGCCGAACAAGCCGAGATAATGACAGTCGAAGGCCACAGAACCGATAATGTCGAAGACAACATGACCTCTCCACTCACGGACGCAATCACCAACTACAACGCCGCAGCCGTGGCTGCTGCCGCGGCCCACCACGGTGGCTGGCCCGCCTTGGCGGCATTCCAACAGACTCACCATCAGCCTTTCACTATGCACAACTACCCCTACGGAGGTGGACAGAGGCTTTGGTGCAAGCAAGAACAAGATTCTGATAACAGTGCTTTTCATCATGACCAGCTTCAGCTGAGCAACACCCACAATTTCTTTCAGCCCAACTCCTCATCCGTTTTGCATAATCTAATGGGGATGGACTCTTCTTCCATGGAGCACAGCTCAGGGTCGAACTCTGTTATGTACAGCAGTAATGGTGGTGATCATCATGGTAACGGGTACGGGAACGGTGGATATGTCGTTCCTATGGCTACTGTGATAACAAACGACGTCGTTGGGAACCACCAAAGTAATAGTACTAATAACAACAGTAATGGTTTTGGCGAGCATGAAAATGTGTTCGGTTCTAGTACAAGTAACGACCCTTATAGCCATGCCAGGAGCTTGTACTACATGTCACAGCAGTCACCGGTGACCGTCGGCGTTGTTAAGGCTAATAGTACGGCCTATGACCAGGGCTCGGCTTGCAGCAATAATTGGGTTCCGACCGCTGTTCCAACTCTTGGCCCAAGGTCATCGAATATCAACATGGCTGCAGCTGTGTGCCATGGGACTCCAACCTTCACTGTGTGGAACGACACTTAA